In Acidobacteriota bacterium, a genomic segment contains:
- a CDS encoding 50S ribosomal protein L25 yields MKIEADDRSLAGRRASRKLARKGLIPGVLYGGVDQPVMFQVDPRKLDAILHSESGSNTLFKFSLTGGRSDTLAMIREVQVDPLSGRMIHADLLRISMERAIEVRVPIHLTGSARGVKNQGGILDFVLREVVVSCLPGDIPERFDADVTELDLGKAVKVSDLKILSNIKVLTDPTKAIATVVAPAAEKSAETAAAEAAAAGPAEPEVIKKGKAEAEGAEPAEGAKAAAGKPTEKAPAAKAPAAKPDKEKGGGKK; encoded by the coding sequence GTGAAGATTGAGGCGGACGATCGGTCCCTCGCGGGGCGACGCGCGTCCCGAAAGCTCGCCCGAAAGGGCCTCATCCCGGGAGTGCTGTACGGCGGAGTCGACCAGCCGGTGATGTTCCAGGTCGATCCGAGAAAGCTCGACGCGATCCTGCACTCCGAGAGCGGCTCGAACACTCTGTTCAAATTCTCGCTCACCGGCGGCCGGTCGGACACCCTCGCGATGATTCGCGAGGTCCAGGTCGATCCGCTCTCCGGGCGCATGATCCATGCGGATCTGCTCCGAATCTCCATGGAGCGCGCCATCGAAGTCCGCGTCCCGATCCATCTCACCGGATCGGCGCGGGGCGTGAAGAATCAGGGAGGCATCCTCGACTTCGTCCTGCGCGAAGTCGTCGTCTCCTGCCTTCCGGGAGACATCCCCGAGCGCTTCGACGCGGACGTGACGGAGCTCGATCTTGGAAAGGCCGTGAAGGTCTCGGATCTCAAGATCCTCTCGAACATCAAGGTTCTCACGGATCCGACCAAGGCGATCGCGACGGTCGTCGCCCCGGCGGCGGAGAAATCCGCGGAGACCGCGGCAGCCGAAGCGGCGGCTGCCGGACCTGCGGAGCCCGAGGTCATCAAGAAGGGCAAGGCCGAGGCGGAGGGCGCGGAGCCCGCAGAGGGAGCCAAGGCCGCGGCCGGAAAGCCGACGGAGAAGGCTCCTGCGGCGAAAGCTCCGGCGGCCAAGCCCGACAAGGAAAAGGGAGGCGGGAAGAAGTAG
- a CDS encoding aminoacyl-tRNA hydrolase, with translation MRLVVGLGNPGERYARTRHNVGFMAAEAFLGRHGRGTERLESGALVANARWAGAVLLVARPQLMMNVSGPPVKALCRKHGVAAGDVVVAYDDADLPLGRVRVRPDGRPAGHNGMASIVEALGTQAIPRVRLGIGRPRREDEGLAGHVLETFGADEMETVAAMIAEATEALEVVLRDGVREAMNRFNRRRDEGGTEA, from the coding sequence GTGCGCCTCGTCGTCGGCCTCGGCAACCCGGGCGAGCGCTACGCTCGAACGCGGCACAATGTGGGCTTCATGGCCGCGGAGGCGTTCCTGGGCCGGCACGGGCGCGGAACCGAACGGCTCGAGTCGGGTGCCCTCGTCGCCAACGCGCGATGGGCGGGAGCCGTGCTGCTGGTGGCGCGCCCTCAGCTCATGATGAACGTGTCGGGGCCGCCCGTGAAGGCGCTGTGCAGGAAGCACGGGGTGGCGGCCGGTGACGTCGTCGTCGCGTACGATGACGCGGACCTGCCGCTCGGTCGCGTTCGCGTGCGGCCGGACGGGCGTCCGGCGGGGCACAACGGAATGGCTTCGATCGTCGAAGCGCTCGGCACGCAGGCGATCCCGCGGGTGCGGCTTGGCATCGGGAGGCCCCGGCGGGAGGATGAAGGTCTCGCCGGGCACGTTCTCGAGACGTTCGGTGCGGACGAGATGGAGACCGTCGCCGCGATGATCGCGGAAGCGACGGAGGCACTCGAGGTCGTGCTGCGGGACGGTGTGAGAGAAGCTATGAATCGATTCAATCGACGACGGGACGAGGGCGGGACGGAAGCCTGA
- the rpsF gene encoding 30S ribosomal protein S6: MHEYETIFIIQPSLTDEDTEALAKVFEGVVAEQKATMVKSERWGKKRLAYRVKNCWEGTYVFFEYLAEPAVVTELERRLRIHENILKWISVRKDPRAAAEEVRKAARLAKAQAAGMPGRDMDDRDRDRDRDRDRDRDRDRDRGADDGR, translated from the coding sequence ATGCACGAGTACGAGACGATATTCATCATCCAGCCGAGCCTCACGGATGAGGACACCGAGGCCCTCGCCAAGGTGTTCGAGGGCGTGGTCGCCGAGCAGAAGGCCACGATGGTCAAGTCCGAGAGATGGGGAAAGAAGCGGCTGGCCTACCGTGTGAAGAACTGCTGGGAAGGGACGTACGTCTTCTTCGAGTACCTCGCCGAGCCGGCGGTCGTGACCGAGCTCGAGAGGCGCCTCCGGATTCACGAAAACATCCTGAAGTGGATCTCCGTCCGGAAGGACCCGCGCGCCGCGGCGGAGGAGGTGCGCAAGGCCGCGCGGCTCGCGAAGGCGCAGGCCGCTGGAATGCCGGGTCGAGACATGGACGATCGGGATCGAGATCGGGACAGGGACAGGGACAGGGACCGAGATCGGGATCGGGATCGGGGAGCGGACGATGGACGATAG
- a CDS encoding 30S ribosomal protein S18, producing the protein MDDRRGKGRGAKDGKKGGFKKKFVFKRRKFCKFCDEKVEFIDYKDVRLLQGFIPERGKILPRRISGTCSMHQRGLMHAIKRARNIALLPFTAD; encoded by the coding sequence ATGGACGATAGGCGAGGGAAGGGGCGCGGCGCCAAGGACGGCAAGAAGGGCGGCTTCAAGAAGAAGTTCGTCTTCAAGCGCCGCAAGTTCTGCAAGTTCTGCGACGAGAAGGTCGAATTCATCGACTACAAGGACGTGCGCCTGCTGCAGGGCTTCATTCCGGAGCGCGGAAAGATCCTCCCGCGCAGAATCTCCGGAACGTGCTCGATGCACCAGCGCGGCCTGATGCACGCCATCAAGAGAGCGCGAAACATCGCGCTGCTCCCGTTCACCGCCGACTGA
- a CDS encoding 50S ribosomal protein L9, translated as MRIILREDVEKLGRRGEVVKVAPGYGRNYLLPKGLAYLHTAGNEKRVEQERRFLTVKLAKEKQAAEELSRRISQLSLTIVRKVGENETLYGSVTNGDIGEALEKEGFGIDKRKILLEEPIKTLGIYTVSVRLHADVNAELKVWVVKE; from the coding sequence ATGAGAATCATCCTGCGTGAAGACGTCGAAAAGCTCGGGCGCCGAGGCGAGGTCGTGAAAGTGGCGCCCGGATACGGGAGGAACTACCTGCTGCCGAAGGGATTGGCCTATCTGCACACCGCGGGCAACGAGAAGCGCGTGGAGCAGGAGCGCCGGTTCCTCACCGTGAAACTCGCCAAGGAGAAGCAGGCGGCCGAGGAACTCTCCCGGCGCATCTCCCAGCTCTCGCTCACGATCGTCCGGAAGGTCGGCGAGAACGAGACGCTGTACGGGTCGGTGACGAACGGAGACATCGGAGAGGCGCTCGAGAAGGAAGGCTTCGGGATCGATAAGAGGAAGATCCTTCTTGAGGAACCGATCAAGACTCTCGGGATCTACACCGTTTCGGTCAGGCTCCACGCGGACGTGAACGCCGAGCTGAAAGTCTGGGTCGTCAAAGAGTAG
- the vanZ gene encoding VanZ family protein produces MPKSPGLSAAWRWGPALVYAALISYASSQPGLTVPFNIWDKAAHATEYGVLAALIWRAIGGSFFAAATPWRAAGYLGACGLYGVLDEFHQSFVPGRDASALDVTADVVGAAAVLAALWIVSSVRRVRRDRRTSPPQAQPEICLLSRPGCGLCDEAERVILDVRAEIPFGYRKVDVRTDPELERIYGDELPVVLMSGRKIFKFRVDAGHLRRRLLRASSEVL; encoded by the coding sequence GTGCCGAAATCGCCGGGACTTTCCGCGGCCTGGCGGTGGGGGCCCGCGTTGGTGTACGCCGCGCTGATCTCCTACGCTTCGTCGCAGCCCGGATTGACCGTTCCGTTCAACATCTGGGACAAGGCGGCGCACGCGACCGAGTACGGCGTCCTCGCGGCGCTGATCTGGCGCGCGATCGGCGGTTCGTTTTTCGCGGCGGCGACTCCGTGGCGCGCGGCGGGATACCTGGGGGCGTGCGGTCTGTACGGTGTCCTCGACGAGTTTCACCAGAGCTTCGTTCCCGGACGCGACGCGAGCGCCCTCGACGTGACCGCGGACGTTGTGGGAGCCGCGGCCGTCCTCGCGGCCCTGTGGATCGTGTCCTCGGTCCGGCGCGTGAGGCGCGACCGCCGGACGAGCCCGCCGCAGGCGCAGCCGGAGATCTGCCTCCTGTCGAGGCCCGGGTGCGGTCTCTGCGACGAAGCGGAGCGGGTCATCCTCGATGTCCGGGCGGAGATCCCCTTCGGATACCGGAAGGTCGACGTCCGCACAGATCCTGAGCTCGAGCGGATTTACGGAGACGAGTTGCCGGTCGTCCTCATGTCCGGCCGGAAGATCTTCAAGTTCAGAGTCGACGCCGGACACCTGCGGCGGCGGCTCCTCAGGGCTTCCAGCGAGGTGCTGTGA
- a CDS encoding 3-isopropylmalate dehydrogenase, with translation MGERSIAVVPGDGIGVDVTREAVKVLRCVGDVLGVPFRLHEFDYNADRYLKTGVTMPPGGLDELRTFDAIFMGAFGDPRVPDMKHAADILLGTRFGLDLYINHRPIKLLHEPLCPLKGRKRADVDFVVFRENTEGLYVGMGGIFKKGTPDEIATQIDVNTRKGVERIIRHAFEYARARGRRRVCMSDKANVLTFGHDLWQRVFRTVAAEYAEIEASHLYVDALTMQMVKDPSQFGVIVTCNMFGDIVTDLGAAIQGGLGLAASGNINPRGASMFEPVHGSAPKYAGKDVANPLGAILTVQLMLDHLGLTAAAGWIEAAVVDCMEHGRTTKDLGGSLGTAAAGDAVCAAIRRVAK, from the coding sequence ATGGGTGAGCGATCGATCGCGGTGGTTCCCGGAGACGGAATCGGCGTCGACGTGACGCGGGAGGCCGTCAAGGTCCTCAGGTGCGTCGGCGACGTCCTCGGAGTGCCGTTCAGACTTCACGAATTCGACTACAACGCCGACCGCTACCTCAAGACCGGCGTCACGATGCCGCCGGGAGGGCTGGACGAGCTGCGGACGTTCGATGCGATTTTCATGGGGGCGTTCGGCGATCCGCGGGTTCCCGACATGAAGCATGCCGCGGACATCCTTCTGGGCACGCGCTTCGGCCTCGATCTCTACATCAACCATCGGCCGATCAAGCTCCTCCACGAGCCCCTCTGCCCGCTCAAGGGCCGCAAGCGCGCCGACGTGGACTTCGTCGTCTTCCGCGAGAACACCGAAGGGCTCTACGTGGGAATGGGCGGAATCTTCAAGAAGGGGACGCCGGACGAAATCGCGACGCAGATCGATGTCAACACGCGGAAGGGGGTCGAACGGATCATCCGCCACGCGTTCGAGTACGCCAGGGCCAGGGGGCGACGGCGCGTCTGCATGAGCGACAAGGCCAACGTTCTCACGTTCGGGCACGATCTGTGGCAGCGCGTCTTCAGGACGGTCGCGGCGGAGTACGCCGAGATCGAGGCCAGCCACCTCTACGTCGACGCGCTCACGATGCAGATGGTGAAGGATCCATCGCAGTTCGGCGTCATCGTCACGTGCAACATGTTCGGGGACATCGTCACCGACCTCGGCGCGGCCATCCAGGGCGGCCTCGGCCTCGCGGCATCCGGCAACATCAACCCCCGGGGCGCCTCGATGTTCGAGCCGGTCCACGGCTCGGCGCCCAAGTACGCCGGGAAGGACGTGGCGAATCCACTGGGGGCCATCCTGACCGTGCAGCTCATGCTGGATCACCTCGGTCTCACCGCGGCGGCAGGGTGGATCGAGGCGGCCGTCGTCGACTGCATGGAGCACGGGCGCACGACGAAGGATCTCGGGGGATCGCTGGGCACCGCCGCGGCGGGTGACGCCGTCTGCGCCGCCATCCGTCGCGTCGCGAAGTAG
- a CDS encoding PQQ-binding-like beta-propeller repeat protein: MTSARTSIAVQLLAMTLAVGGCARHAPATNPEPGGALSPDWTVTVAAAAGVQVVGVPGGFLVATPAGELRKLGADDGVPVWTIDIGGRIAGTIVTGSGPADQPDSDLAAVPIEGGIVELVALRSGSVVARLVTGWDDVMLATTRGRVLAVSRAGLVRAYAAGSEAPRWETRLPSPPGAGPAVCAGRVIVGTEDGRLVGLDLETGETRTRKNLGSPLRATPTCSGNRIYVATADNQLHALRLYRRHASLKWRVRSGADPAAPAETYKGDVLFPSKDTFLYAFQRGNGHLVFRARLDRRPGPAAVLGDLVFVAGPQSTRLDAFRLPEGRGAGSFTLPEAARFVSAPVASGSHVAIALAKYGEETSRVVGLGPGKRVPPAVPSPSN; encoded by the coding sequence GTGACATCAGCGCGCACTTCGATCGCCGTTCAGCTTCTCGCCATGACCCTCGCCGTCGGCGGCTGCGCCCGCCACGCACCGGCGACGAATCCCGAGCCCGGCGGCGCCCTCTCCCCCGACTGGACGGTGACGGTCGCCGCGGCGGCGGGAGTTCAGGTCGTGGGGGTGCCAGGGGGTTTCCTCGTGGCGACCCCCGCCGGCGAGCTGCGCAAGCTCGGCGCCGACGACGGAGTGCCGGTGTGGACGATCGATATCGGCGGGCGAATCGCCGGGACGATCGTCACCGGCTCCGGTCCCGCGGATCAGCCCGACAGCGATCTGGCGGCCGTACCGATCGAGGGCGGCATCGTGGAGCTGGTGGCGCTTCGCTCGGGATCCGTGGTGGCGCGCCTCGTGACCGGGTGGGACGACGTGATGCTCGCCACCACGCGGGGCCGGGTTCTCGCCGTCTCCAGGGCGGGGCTGGTCCGGGCCTACGCCGCGGGCTCTGAGGCCCCTCGCTGGGAGACGCGGCTTCCCTCGCCCCCCGGGGCGGGACCGGCCGTCTGCGCGGGGCGCGTGATCGTCGGAACGGAGGACGGGCGCCTGGTCGGGCTCGATCTCGAGACCGGCGAGACGCGCACGCGCAAGAACCTCGGCTCCCCGTTGCGCGCCACGCCGACGTGCTCGGGCAACCGGATCTACGTCGCGACCGCCGACAATCAGCTGCACGCTCTGAGGCTCTACCGCAGACACGCCTCGCTCAAGTGGCGCGTTCGAAGCGGCGCCGACCCGGCGGCACCGGCCGAGACCTACAAGGGGGATGTCCTCTTCCCGTCGAAGGATACGTTCCTCTACGCGTTTCAGAGAGGGAACGGCCATCTCGTCTTTCGGGCGCGGCTCGATCGACGCCCGGGCCCTGCCGCCGTTCTCGGCGACCTCGTTTTCGTCGCGGGACCCCAATCCACGCGGCTGGACGCTTTCCGACTTCCGGAGGGACGGGGGGCGGGAAGCTTCACGCTTCCCGAGGCCGCGCGATTCGTCTCCGCCCCGGTCGCGTCGGGCTCGCACGTGGCCATCGCCCTGGCGAAATACGGCGAGGAGACGAGCCGGGTGGTGGGGCTCGGGCCCGGCAAGCGGGTCCCTCCCGCTGTCCCCTCCCCCTCGAACTGA
- the aspS gene encoding aspartate--tRNA ligase, with product MKRDTPCGSLARGDIGRTVVLTGWVHRRRDHGNLIFVDLRDRSGLCQIVFRPEESEAAHRLAKDLRSEYVVAVAGKVVARDESNQNRNLPTGEIELVAAELELLNRAEPIPFQLDEAEEVSEDLRLKYRFIDLRRPRLQRILGLRHRIAIAVRNYLDTRGFLEIETPMLTRSTPEGARDYVVPSRVHPGSFYALPQSPQLFKQLFMVAGFERYFQIVRCFRDEDLRADRQPEFTQIDIEASFIEPPFIHELVEGMMKEIFAAAERPFPATIHRLTYREAMDSYGTDAPDLRYGLLIHDITAKTKDGPHRIFSEAAARGQYVRGMAFPGGAKLSRKEIDELEEHAKRFGAAGLAWMKRANGELAGPAAKGLAGTAGSIAEALGLEEGGIAFLVAGDRDPSARVLGEVRKEISRREKLTAGKPWALAWVVDFPLFEVRPEDRRIVSCHHPFTSPLPEDLAILETQPLSVRARAYDIVLNGWELGGGSIRIHDEETQRRVFKLLNLTPEQSEEKFGFFLGALRYGAPPHGGIALGLDRIVALMTESPSLRDVIAFPKTTSATCLMTRSPAPIEQDQLDDLHIRVVAPAKP from the coding sequence TTGAAGCGTGACACACCGTGCGGCTCGCTGGCGCGCGGGGACATCGGCAGGACGGTCGTCCTCACAGGCTGGGTGCACCGCCGGCGGGACCACGGCAACCTGATATTCGTCGACCTCCGGGATCGCTCCGGCCTGTGCCAGATCGTGTTCCGGCCGGAGGAGAGCGAGGCGGCTCACCGGCTCGCGAAAGATCTTCGATCCGAGTACGTCGTCGCGGTCGCGGGGAAGGTCGTCGCACGCGACGAGTCGAACCAGAACAGGAACCTCCCGACGGGCGAGATCGAGCTCGTCGCCGCCGAACTCGAGCTGCTCAACCGCGCGGAGCCGATCCCGTTCCAGCTCGACGAAGCCGAGGAGGTCTCGGAGGATCTGAGGCTCAAGTATCGCTTCATCGATCTGCGGCGTCCGCGGCTCCAGCGCATCCTGGGGCTCCGGCACCGCATCGCGATCGCCGTGCGCAACTATCTTGACACGAGGGGATTTCTCGAGATCGAGACGCCCATGCTCACGCGCTCCACCCCGGAGGGCGCGCGGGATTACGTCGTTCCGTCGCGCGTCCACCCGGGGTCCTTCTACGCGCTCCCCCAGTCTCCTCAGCTCTTCAAGCAGCTCTTCATGGTCGCCGGCTTCGAGCGGTACTTCCAGATCGTCAGGTGCTTTCGCGACGAGGACCTGCGGGCCGATCGCCAGCCGGAGTTCACGCAGATCGACATCGAGGCCTCGTTCATCGAGCCTCCGTTCATCCACGAGCTCGTCGAAGGGATGATGAAGGAGATCTTCGCCGCCGCGGAGCGGCCGTTCCCCGCGACCATCCACCGCCTGACGTACCGCGAGGCGATGGACTCGTACGGCACGGACGCGCCCGACCTGCGCTACGGGCTCCTCATCCACGACATCACCGCGAAGACGAAGGACGGGCCGCACAGGATCTTCTCCGAGGCCGCGGCGCGGGGCCAGTACGTGCGGGGCATGGCCTTTCCCGGCGGGGCGAAGCTCTCGCGCAAGGAGATCGACGAGCTGGAGGAGCACGCGAAGCGGTTCGGAGCGGCCGGTCTCGCGTGGATGAAGCGCGCGAACGGAGAGCTCGCCGGGCCGGCCGCGAAGGGACTTGCCGGGACGGCGGGATCGATTGCCGAGGCGCTCGGGCTCGAGGAAGGCGGCATCGCGTTCCTCGTCGCCGGAGACCGGGATCCCTCCGCGCGCGTGCTCGGTGAAGTCCGCAAGGAGATCTCGCGGCGCGAGAAGCTCACCGCGGGGAAACCGTGGGCGCTCGCCTGGGTCGTTGACTTTCCGCTGTTCGAGGTCCGGCCGGAGGACAGGCGCATCGTTTCCTGCCACCATCCGTTCACTTCGCCGCTGCCCGAGGATCTCGCCATCCTCGAGACGCAGCCGCTGTCGGTCCGCGCGCGCGCGTACGACATCGTCCTCAACGGCTGGGAGCTGGGCGGGGGGAGTATCCGGATCCACGACGAGGAGACGCAGCGGCGAGTCTTCAAGCTCCTGAACCTCACTCCCGAGCAGTCGGAGGAGAAGTTCGGCTTCTTTCTCGGAGCGCTTCGCTACGGGGCGCCCCCGCACGGGGGCATCGCACTCGGGCTCGACCGGATCGTGGCGCTGATGACGGAGTCCCCTTCTCTGCGGGACGTCATCGCCTTCCCGAAGACGACCTCGGCCACGTGCCTGATGACGCGATCGCCGGCGCCCATCGAGCAGGACCAGCTCGACGACCTGCACATCAGGGTCGTCGCGCCGGCGAAGCCGTGA
- a CDS encoding PhoH family protein has translation MEEKGTGDLGRLLPSSVRASTKKSVSPRSPNQARYLDAIRTHDMVFGIGPAGTGKTYLAVAMALAALTERRVERIVLARPAVEAGERLGFLPGDMAQKVEPYLRPLYDAIFDLQLKDEADRLLEKGTIEVAPLAFMRGRSLNDSFVILDEAQNTTSEQMKMFLTRIGFRSKAVITGDVTQIDLPAGKVSGLVESQAVVGGVTGIEFVYFDDKDVVRHPLVQRIIVAYESYEKGREARAATGDAGGGPEGSTTSS, from the coding sequence ATGGAGGAGAAGGGCACCGGCGATCTGGGCCGCCTGCTCCCGTCGTCGGTCCGCGCTTCGACGAAGAAGAGCGTGTCGCCGAGGAGCCCGAACCAGGCCCGATACCTCGATGCGATCCGGACGCACGACATGGTCTTCGGCATCGGGCCGGCCGGCACCGGCAAGACGTACCTCGCCGTGGCGATGGCCCTCGCCGCCCTGACCGAGCGAAGGGTCGAGCGCATCGTCCTGGCCCGCCCGGCGGTCGAAGCCGGCGAGCGGCTGGGATTCCTCCCGGGAGACATGGCGCAGAAGGTCGAGCCGTACCTTCGTCCGCTGTACGACGCGATCTTCGATCTGCAGCTCAAGGACGAGGCGGATCGACTGCTCGAGAAAGGGACGATCGAGGTGGCGCCGCTCGCGTTCATGCGCGGCCGGAGCCTCAACGACTCGTTCGTGATTCTCGACGAGGCGCAGAACACGACCTCGGAGCAGATGAAGATGTTCCTCACTCGAATCGGCTTCCGCTCCAAGGCGGTCATCACGGGAGACGTGACCCAGATCGACCTGCCGGCGGGGAAGGTGTCGGGCCTCGTCGAGTCCCAGGCCGTCGTGGGCGGCGTCACCGGAATCGAGTTCGTCTACTTCGACGACAAGGACGTGGTCCGCCACCCCCTGGTGCAGCGGATCATCGTCGCCTACGAGAGCTACGAGAAGGGACGCGAGGCCCGGGCCGCGACGGGGGACGCGGGCGGCGGCCCGGAGGGATCGACGACATCGTCGTGA
- the ybeY gene encoding rRNA maturation RNase YbeY — translation MVVTVVQRGGRAPLSSPAIRRLLTAAGRSVGGPLGEVTVLFTGDAELRRLNAAFRGKNRPTDVLSFPDGRASSPREAPRIGDIAISLPAARRNATRAGHGLRREVRQLLIHGFLHLLGYDHEVDGGEMHELERALHERLGGP, via the coding sequence ATCGTCGTGACCGTCGTCCAGCGAGGAGGGCGCGCGCCGCTCTCCAGCCCCGCCATACGGCGGCTCCTGACGGCCGCCGGAAGAAGCGTCGGAGGCCCGCTCGGGGAGGTCACCGTTCTCTTCACCGGCGATGCGGAGCTCCGCCGCCTGAACGCCGCCTTCCGGGGCAAGAACCGCCCCACGGATGTCCTTTCCTTTCCGGACGGCCGGGCCTCGTCCCCGCGAGAGGCTCCCCGCATCGGCGACATCGCGATCTCGCTGCCCGCCGCGCGCCGCAACGCGACGCGGGCCGGCCACGGCCTCCGTCGCGAGGTGCGGCAGCTTCTCATCCATGGATTCCTACACCTCCTCGGCTACGATCACGAGGTGGATGGAGGGGAAATGCACGAGCTCGAGCGCGCGCTCCACGAGAGACTCGGGGGCCCCTGA
- a CDS encoding HlyC/CorC family transporter has translation MQPWEIASLAALFAIYVGTAVFRSAHASLSPVSLRRILSDDGRRKGGGAADLLGIRVAFDFVHHLTLIAASVLLVASERDAGATHPYLTSVGYLVAGSLIAQLGGRALALANPERAFAVTWSVAALLYGIFFFVARPLIAALEKLRLSARRAWAEEEPEAAAEEIEALIETGRSEGLLEVEEGRLIRQVIDFHDRVVSELMTPRTEIVALPVDATIRELRELMVREKHSRVPVYRGQIDSIEGMVYLRDLLACWGTVEDGASISALIKPAHFVPETKQVAELLRELQRSRTQIAVVIDEYGGTAGVVTIEDLLEEIVGEIQEEHEGEEPTVAPDGEGRFLLRGTATIDELNAALGIELPSEGYETVSGLIQSVLGRIPRAGESVRQPGVRLEILKADSRRILSVRAVRASAGESSAPPGHVS, from the coding sequence ATGCAGCCATGGGAGATCGCCTCGCTCGCGGCGCTGTTCGCCATCTACGTGGGAACGGCGGTCTTCCGCTCGGCGCACGCGTCGCTGAGCCCGGTGAGCCTGCGGCGGATTCTCTCGGACGACGGTCGTCGCAAAGGCGGGGGCGCGGCGGACCTCCTCGGCATCCGGGTGGCGTTCGATTTCGTCCACCACCTCACGCTCATCGCGGCGTCGGTGCTGCTGGTCGCGTCGGAGCGGGATGCCGGCGCGACGCATCCGTACCTGACGAGCGTCGGGTATCTGGTCGCGGGATCGCTGATCGCGCAGTTGGGAGGGAGGGCGCTCGCGCTTGCCAACCCGGAGCGGGCCTTCGCCGTCACCTGGAGCGTCGCCGCGCTCCTCTACGGGATCTTCTTCTTCGTCGCGCGTCCCCTGATCGCGGCGCTGGAGAAACTGAGGCTGTCGGCGCGGCGCGCGTGGGCGGAGGAGGAGCCGGAGGCCGCCGCCGAGGAGATCGAGGCCCTGATCGAGACCGGACGGAGCGAGGGGCTGCTCGAAGTCGAGGAGGGGCGGTTGATCCGGCAGGTCATCGACTTTCACGACCGGGTCGTGAGCGAACTGATGACGCCGCGGACCGAGATCGTCGCCCTCCCCGTCGACGCGACGATTCGAGAGCTCAGAGAGCTCATGGTCCGGGAGAAGCACTCGCGCGTGCCGGTGTATCGCGGGCAGATCGACAGCATCGAGGGCATGGTGTACTTGCGGGATCTCCTGGCGTGCTGGGGGACGGTCGAGGACGGGGCTTCCATCTCCGCGTTGATCAAGCCGGCCCATTTCGTCCCCGAGACGAAGCAGGTCGCGGAGCTTCTGCGTGAGCTCCAGCGGAGCCGGACCCAGATCGCGGTGGTCATCGACGAGTACGGGGGCACGGCCGGCGTCGTCACGATCGAAGATCTTCTCGAGGAGATCGTCGGCGAGATCCAGGAGGAGCACGAGGGCGAGGAGCCGACCGTGGCGCCGGACGGGGAAGGGCGGTTCCTGCTCCGGGGCACCGCGACGATCGACGAGCTCAACGCGGCGCTCGGCATCGAGCTTCCTTCGGAGGGGTACGAGACGGTGTCAGGGCTGATCCAGAGCGTGCTCGGACGGATCCCGCGCGCCGGTGAATCGGTGCGGCAACCGGGAGTCCGGCTCGAGATTCTCAAGGCCGACAGCCGCCGGATCCTCTCGGTCCGCGCGGTCCGGGCGAGCGCCGGCGAGTCGTCCGCCCCCCCTGGGCATGTTTCATGA
- the era gene encoding GTPase Era produces the protein MKGSTPGEPAPKCGVVAVVGRPNVGKSTLVNRLVGQKVCIVSPMPQTTRNRISGVCSRPGAQVILLDTPGIHRPQHRMNTSMVQTAVASLSEIDLIYFVVEVPALGPGDRHVLSLLRPDGPPVFLVVNKIDRAAKPSLLPMLDAAAKAFPFAEIFPVSAKDGDNVEPLIAATVPRLPDGPPLFPDDQPTDQPERFLAAELIREQICLRTHQEVPHEAAVRIDSWTEREDGLVSIVATILVEKENQKAIVIGREGTLLKSMATAARLEIEKLLACRVFLKVWVRAEPGWRENAALLRSLGLG, from the coding sequence ATGAAGGGGTCGACGCCGGGGGAGCCCGCTCCGAAGTGCGGCGTCGTGGCGGTGGTGGGGCGGCCCAACGTCGGCAAGTCGACGCTCGTCAACCGCCTGGTGGGACAGAAGGTGTGCATCGTCTCGCCGATGCCGCAGACCACGCGCAACCGTATCTCGGGGGTCTGCTCGCGTCCGGGCGCGCAGGTCATCCTGCTCGATACCCCGGGCATCCACCGCCCCCAGCACCGGATGAACACATCCATGGTGCAGACCGCCGTCGCCTCGCTCTCGGAGATCGACCTCATCTACTTCGTGGTGGAGGTCCCCGCGCTGGGTCCGGGCGACCGGCACGTGCTCTCCCTGCTCCGCCCCGACGGACCGCCGGTGTTCCTGGTGGTCAACAAGATCGATCGCGCCGCGAAGCCGTCGCTCCTGCCCATGCTCGACGCCGCCGCGAAGGCCTTCCCGTTCGCAGAGATCTTTCCGGTGTCGGCGAAGGACGGCGACAACGTGGAGCCGCTGATCGCGGCCACCGTGCCGAGGCTCCCGGACGGCCCCCCGCTCTTCCCCGACGACCAGCCCACCGATCAGCCCGAGCGGTTTCTCGCCGCCGAGCTGATCCGCGAGCAGATTTGCCTCAGGACGCATCAGGAGGTCCCCCACGAGGCGGCGGTGCGCATCGATTCCTGGACGGAGCGCGAGGACGGCCTCGTGAGCATCGTGGCGACCATCCTCGTCGAAAAGGAGAACCAGAAGGCGATCGTCATCGGCCGCGAGGGGACTCTCCTCAAATCGATGGCCACTGCCGCCCGCCTCGAGATCGAGAAACTCCTGGCGTGCCGGGTCTTTCTGAAGGTGTGGGTCCGCGCCGAGCCCGGCTGGCGGGAGAACGCCGCGCTGCTCCGATCGCTGGGGCTCGGCTGA